A genomic window from Silene latifolia isolate original U9 population chromosome Y, ASM4854445v1, whole genome shotgun sequence includes:
- the LOC141628067 gene encoding uncharacterized protein LOC141628067, which translates to MSKGDCNILVEKLVSRISSFGTKKLSYSGRLVLVNSVLTALYNYWINIFVIPKGVLNKVNAICRNYLWDGSPNFIRVPRVSWAKVCVPKSEGGLGIKDSITWNHAAIGKLVWWVYCSPDRLLVKWVNQVYIKGRNWAEYTPSADLSWGWKSICKVQEKLAPDFHNGQWLLDTKGYTMASGYDLFRDKFQTVHWHKMVWNSWCILKHQFMGWFISREALMLKDKLYTLGIAADDLCLLCVAGTESHSHLFQSCPYSRKVLSLFDSLVGTVDPDESLLSWIAARKFLDLKTGVLLCAAMALYYHLWMHRNRARIEGILLRPGILRDVIMKEFMMPGIDYNDRLWLSNCNLFV; encoded by the coding sequence ATGTCCAAGGGGGACTGTAATATTCTGGTGGAAAAATTGGTTAGCAGGATAAGTAGTTTTGGTACTAAGAAGCTTTCATACTCTGGCAGATTAGTACTTGTGAACTCTGTTCTCACTGCACTCTACAACTATTGGATTAACATTTTTGTTATTCCAAAAGGAGTCCTCAATAAAGTCAATGCAATTTGTAGAAATTATCTTTGGGATGGCAGTCCTAATTTCATTAGAGTGCCTAGAGTCAGCTGGGCTAAGGTCTGTGTTCCAAAGAGTGAAGGAGGTTTGGGTATCAAAGATAGTATTACTTGGAACCATGCTGCAATTGGGAAATTGGTATGGTGGGTGTATTGTAGTCCTGACAGGCTATTGGTCAAATGGGTGAATCAGGTGTATATAAAAGGCAGAAATTGGGCTGAGTACACCCCAAGTGCAGATTTGAGCTGGGGGTGGAAGTCCATATGTAAAGTTCAAGAGAAACTGGCACCTGATTTTCACAATGGGCAATGGCTTCTGGACACTAAAGGGTATACTATGGCAAGTGGTTATGATCTGTTCAGGGACAAGTTTCAGACTGTACACTGGCATAAGATGGTCTGGAATAGTTGGTGTATCCTAAAACACCAGTTTATGGGGTGGTTTATTTCTAGGGAGGCTTTAATGCTTAAAGACAAACTTTATACCCTGGGGATTGCTGCTGATGACCTCTGTTTGTTATGTGTTGCAGGGACTGAGAGTCACTCTCATCTTTTTCAGTCTTGTCCATATAGCAGAAAAGTTCTTAGTTTGTTTGATAGCTTGGTTGGCACTGTTGATCCAGATGagtctcttttgtcttggatagcTGCTAGGAAGTTCTTAGACCTGAAGACCGGAGTACTTTTGTGTGCTGCAATGGCTCTTTACTATCATCTTTGGATGCATAGAAATAGAGCTCGAATTGAAGGGATCCTACTCAGGCCTGGCATCCTGAGGGACGTAATCATGAAGGAATTCATGATGCCTGGAATTGATTATAATGATAGATTATGGTTAAGTAATTGTAATTTGTTTGTTTAA